In Erigeron canadensis isolate Cc75 chromosome 1, C_canadensis_v1, whole genome shotgun sequence, a single window of DNA contains:
- the LOC122602195 gene encoding alpha-xylosidase 1-like, producing MVSFKMTPIFHFMIILVFLCVTNVSCAKSSTTPVAPPTKIGNGYRLVSLQESSDGGLVGHLEVNQKNNVYGPDIPLLQLYIKHETDERLRVHISDAQQQRWEVPYNLLPRDQPPPLSQPIHGSPQNPITVSEYSAGELTFSYISNPFSFAIKRKSNGDTLFNSNYNALVFKDQYLEISTHLPKNASLYGLGENSQPHGIKLYPNDPYTLWTTDQSAINLNMDLYGSHPVYMDLRNDGEKANAHGVLLLNSNGMDVFYTGHSLTYKVIGGIFDFYFFSGPTPLAVVDQYTQLIGRPAPMPYWSLGFHQCRWGYHNLSVVEDVVENYNKANIPLDVIWNDDDHMDGHKDFTLNPTAYPQPKLFDFLKRIHARGMKYIVLIDPGIGVNSTYGVYQRAIAKDVFIKYEGKPYLAQVWPGAVNFPDFLNPATVDWWGDEIRRFHEMVPVDGLWIDMNEASNFCSGLCTLPKGQCPTGTGPGWICCLDCKNITSTKWDDPPYKINASGTQVPIGYKTIATSAVHYNGVKEYDAHSMYGFSHAIATHKALEALEGKRPFILSRSTFVGSGHYTAHWTGDNQGTWNDIKYSIYTMLNFGIFGIPMVGSDICGFYPQPTEELCNRWIELGAFYPFSRDHANYYSPRQELYQWETVATSARNALGMRYKLLPYLYTLMYEAHTTGAPIARPLFFSFSNIPELYGLSTQFLLGDSLMVSPVLDQGRTNVSAVFPPGTWYSLFDPSHAIISKGTQTFVLDAPLHVINVHLYQNTILPMQRGGMISKEARMTPFTLIVTFPVGATDAQATGKLYLDNDELPEMKLGNGQSTYVDFTATTSKQMVKVWSNVQESKFALQQGLFIEKITVLGSDGVGGQFSVEVEGESDVLDASKVELVETEHKFDVLQAGDSKKSVMVEVGGLSIPIGKRFTMSWRMGVS from the exons ATGGTGTCTTTTAAAATGACacccatttttcattttatgataatattagtatttttatGTGTAACAAATGTGTCTTGTGCAAAATCTAGTACAACTCCGGTCGCACCACCCACCAAGATTGGCAATGGCTACCGCTTAGTGTCACTACAAGAGTCATCGGATGGTGGGCTCGTGGGTCACCTTGAGGTTAACCAGAAAAACAATGTTTATGGGCCTGATATCCCTCTCTTGCAGCTGTACATCAA GCATGAAACAGATGAACGTTTGAGAGTTCACATAAGCGATGCACAACAACAACGTTGGGAAGTGCCATACAACCTTTTACCAAGAGACCAGCCACCGCCGTTATCCCAGCCCATCCACGGGTCACCCCAAAACCCGATCACAGTGTCCGAATACTCAGCCGGGGAGCTAACATTCAGCTACATTTCCAACCCGTTCTCATTCGccataaaaagaaaatcaaacggCGATACACTTTTCAACTCAAATTACAATGCACTGGTCTTTAAAGACCAGTACTTGGAAATATCAACGCATTTACCAAAAAATGCGTCATTATATGGGCTGGGTGAAAACTCCCAGCCCCACGGGATAAAACTGTATCCAAATGACCCGTACACATTATGGACTACGGATCAATCCGCTATTAATCTAAATATGGATCTTTATGGGTCACACCCGGTTTATATGGACTTAAGAAATGATGGTGAAAAGGCTAATGCACATGGGGTTTTATTGTTAAATAGTAATGGAATGGATGTTTTTTACACCGGTCATTCTTTGACTTATAAAGTCATTGGGGGCATTTTTGACTTTTACTTCTTTTCGGGCCCAACACCGTTAGCAGTTGTGGATCAATATACCCAGCTTATTGGTCGGCCTGCTCCTATGCCATACTGGTCCCTTG GATTTCATCAATGTAGATGGGGGTACCACAATCTTTCTGTGGTCGAAGACGTAGTCGAGAATTACAACAAGGCCAACATCCCTCTAGACGTTATTTGGAACGATGACGATCACATGGATGGTCACAAGGATTTCACTCTCAACCCGACTGCTTACCCTCAGCCCAAActgtttgattttttgaagaggATACACGCCCGTGGTATGAAGTACATTGTCTTAATAGACCCTGGAATCGGCGTAAATTCAACTTACGGGGTTTACCAACGAGCCATTGCTAAAGATGTTTTCATAAAATATGAGGGCAAGCCTTATTTAGCCCAGGTATGGCCCGGGGCTGTTAACTTCCCTGATTTCCTTAACCCTGCCACTGTTGATTGGTGGGGTGATGAAATCCGGAGGTTTCATGAAATGGTCCCTGTTGACGGGCTATGGATTGATATGAATGAGGCTTCAAATTTTTGTTCGGGCTTGTGCACACTCCCTAAAGGGCAATGCCCAACTGGAACTGGTCCGGGTTGGATATGTTGTTTGGATTGCAAGAATATAACCAGCACAAAATGGGATGATCCGCCGTATAAGATAAATGCATCTGGTACACAGGTTCCTATTGGGTACAAGACTATAGCTACAAGTGCGGTTCATTATAATGGTGTTAAAGAGTATGATGCTCACAGTATGTATGGGTTTTCTCATGCTATTGCAACTCATAAGGCCCTTGAAGCACTTGAAGGGAAACGCCCATTTATTTTGTCGCGGTCCACTTTTGTTGGGTCGGGTCATTACACGGCTCATTGGACCGGTGACAACCAAGGAACATGGAATGATATCAAGTACTCAATATACACAATGTTGAATTTTGGTATTTTTGGGATTCCAATGGTCGGGTCAGATATATGCGGGTTTTACCCACAACCAACAGAAGAACTCTGCAATCGTTGGATTGAATTGGGTGCATTTTACCCGTTTTCAAGAGACCATGCAAATTACTATTCTCCAAGGCAAGAGCTTTATCAATGGGAAACAGTAGCAACATCAGCTCGTAATGCTTTAGGTATGCGGTATAAGCTACTACCTTACTTGTACACTTTGATGTATGAGGCACACACCACGGGTGCACCTATCGCACGACCTCTCTTTTTCTCGTTCTCAAACATCCCAGAATTGTACGGGTTAAGCACACAGTTTTTGCTAGGTGACAGTCTAATGGTGTCACCAGTTCTTGATCAGGGTCGAACAAATGTGTCAGCCGTGTTTCCTCCTGGAACATGGTACAGTCTGTTTGACCCGAGTCACGCAATCATTTCAAAAGGAACCCAAACGTTCGTCCTAGATGCCCCATTACACGTGATAAACGTCCATTTATATCAAAACACCATTTTACCAATGCAAAGGGGAGGTATGATATCAAAAGAAGCAAGAATGACCCCATTCACCCTCATAGTAACCTTCCCAGTTGGGGCAACAGATGCACAAGCAACAGGAAAGTTGTACCTCGATAACGACGAGCTTCCTGAAATGAAACTCGGGAATGGTCAGTCAACTTACGTTGACTTTACCGCGACTACTTCCAAACAAATGGTAAAAGTGTGGTCAAATGTTCAAGAGAGTAAGTTTGCACTTCAGCAGGGTTTGTTTATAGAGAAAATTACTGTATTGGGCTCGGACGGAGTTGGGGGACAGTTTTCAGTTGAGGTCGAGGGTGAGTCAGACGTTTTGGATGCATCGAAAGTTGAGTTGGTTGAGACCGAGCACAAGTTTGATGTGCTGCAAGCAGGTGACAGTAAGAAAAGTGTGATGGTGGAAGTTGGAGGATTGAGTATACCAATTGGGAAAAGATTTACAATGTCATGGAGAATGGGAGTTAGTTAA
- the LOC122592161 gene encoding uncharacterized protein LOC122592161, with protein sequence MSSSSSSSSSSDDYESNDYEVINNVVTQMNVVFNPQAIGACLTLSLTKKKTKAKKRQVLQDPSLLEGRFRMRNEMFLRIVRDINSFESIKPLPKHFQFFHKSATDASGRPSFNIFQKCTSAIRQLAYSFKADALDEYLQMAQDTGYQYIEVHGFPGMLGSIDCMHWGWRNCPVAWQGEYTRDLFDNLLQDKAPKVEISVNEGQFQKGYYLADGIYPEWATLVKSFKCPMDPKTSKFKRYQEAARKDVERAFGVLQGRWQIIEQYARPYSPNKIKRIMLCCVILHNMIVEDNGRAITEFEEELIANTTLPTRTWTERCSTQIRMYKELCDRRG encoded by the exons ATGTccagttcatcatcatcatcatcctctagTGACGATTACGAATCAAATGATTATGAAGTAATCAATAATGTTGTTACACAAATGAATGTTGTTTTCAATCCCCAAGCCATAGGCGCTTGTCTAACGTTATCTTTGACGAAGAAGAAAACCAAAGCTAAGAAGCGTCAAGTTCTTCAAGACCCAAGTTTACTAGAAGG AAGGTTTCGAATGCGAAATGAAATGTTTCTGCGCATAGTGCGAGACATAAACTCCTTTGAAAGCATTAAACCGCTACCGAAACACTTTCAGTTCTTCCACAAAAGCGCGACAGATGCTAGTGGTCGTCCCAGTTTCaacattttccagaaatgtaCTTCTGCCATACGCCAGTTAGCGTATAGCTTTAAGGCTGATGCTTTAGATGAGTACTTGCAAATGGCTCAAGATACGGGCTACCAGT ATATCGAGGTTCATGGATTTCCGGGTATGCTTGGTAGCATAGATTGCATGCATTGGGGTTGGAGGAACTGTCCAGTGGCATGGCAAGGGGAGTACACCCGAG ATTTGTTCGACAATTTGCTTCAAGACAAGGCTCCTAAAGTAGAGATTTCGGTTAATGAGGGGCAGTTTCAAAAGGGATATTACCTAGCAGATGGTATTTATCCAGAATGGGCTACTCTTGTTAAGTCATTCAAGTGCCCGATGGACCCGAAAACCTCCAAGTTCAAAAGATACCAAGAAGCTGCAAGAAAAGATGTCGAGCGAGCATTTGGAGTTCTTCAAGGTCGTTGGCAGATTATTGAACAATATGCGCGACCATACAGTCCCAACAAGATAAAACGGATCATGTTATGTTGTGTGATTCTGCACAACATGATCGTTGAAGATAACGGGCGTGCAATTACAGAGTTTGAAGAAGAGTTGATAGCTAATACTACACTCCCAACCCGTACGTGGACTGAAAGGTGTTCAACGCAGATTCGTATGTATAAGGAGTTGTGCGATAGAAGGGGCTAA